CGCGATCGCCAGCCTCGGCCGCGGGACGGGGGATCTTTCATTCTCGACAGGCGGGGAACGGCTGGCCGTAGTCGATGATAACGCAATCGTTGTCTGGGACACCCGAGCGTGGCGGGGCAAGTAACGACAGTCACTCGTTGATAATTGGGGCATAATTGATTAATTCGGTCGCGGCGAGAGCCGCTAATTCAAACGGGGATCGTTCCATGAACACGATCTCCTTCATGGGAAGAAACCGCCCCGTGCGGAGGCGGTCGTGTGTGAACAACACAACCGCCCCTGCCACACGGCTGGGGCGAAATAGAAAACGTGGATGGCGAATCGACTACAGTACCGCAGTTGGTTAGGTAAGACCGCGCACCAACTCAGCAATCGCGGCCAGCCACCGCCAGACTTCACCATCGGAGTCTTGTTCCGCCAGCAATTCTGGCGTCATGCGGGCCGCGGCAGCGCGATTGAGCCATTGCTTGGCCTGATTTCGCAACCGCCGCCGGGCTCGCGCTGAAATGGAGAGCCAATCGCGATCGGAGCCTGGAATCAGAAACCGCCTTTGAACGACCACCTCGGCGACGTCGTCGCTGCCGCCAAACTCGGTCTGGATGCCGCTGGCCTCGAAAATGGCTCGCGGGTGAAGATAGTTCTCCCTGAATCTTTTGTCGGTGACGAAGGCGCGGCATCCAAAGCGCTCGACGTCATCATCCGATCGAGCGATGCGGCTCATTGTGCCGCCATCACCGTGATTCCAACGACACGCGCGCCAATGTCGGCCGACCAAGGGCGCCCATTGACCGACGATCGATCCGCAAACTAACGTAGCGATTGGCTAAAGCGAAATTGTTGCTGGGAAGGTTGGTCATGCGTGTAATGCAGTTGGCACGACCGCCAATGGTCGCGCGCATCAAGCTGCTGATCGGCACGGTCTTGATGGGTGCTGCGCTGATGGGTGCTGCGCTGACACCCATGCCGACAGAGCCGCTACTAGCCGACCAGCCGGCCGCTCCTCGCCCAGCTCCAGCGAGCGGCTCCGCATCTGCTGCATCAGCCGGCGACAATCGCCCGTTCGTCCATCCTGGCCTGTTGCACAACGACGACGATTTTCGCCGGATGGCGGCCGCGGTGCATGTCGGGCGGGAACCGTGGATGTCGGGCTGGAACAAGCTCACGGCCAACAAGCATGCGCAGCTGTCGTATCGGCCGCGCCCCGTGGCGATCATCGTTCGCGGCCGTTCCTCGGAACCGGAGAATTATCCCGCGCTTTATAACGACATTGCCGCGGCTTATGCGTGCGCCCTGCGATGGCGAATCTCCGGCGATCGGGCGTATGCCTTCAAGGCGGTCGAAATCCTCAATGCTTGGTCTTCCACATTGACGGAGGTCCGCGGCAGCTCCGACCGTTTTCTGGCCGCCGGCATTTACGGCTACGAGTTGGCTAACGCCGGAGAAATCATGCGCACGTTTGAGGGCTGGAAGCCCGACGACTTTCACCGCTTTCAGCAGATGATGCTCCGCGTCTTTTACCCGCTGAACACGGATTTTCTGGCGCGGCACAACGGCACCGCGGTCGACCACTATTGGGCGAATTGGGACTTGTGCAACATGGCGTCGGAGATGGCCATCGGCGTGCTCTGCGACAAGCGGTCGATCTACAACGAGGCTGTCGAGTATTTCAAAAAGGGCGCCGGCAATGGCGCAATCAAGCACGCAGTGGTTTGCCTTCATCCAGGCGGTCTCGGCCAGTGGCAGGAAGCGGGGCGCGACCAAGGCCACTCGACGATGGGCATCGGACTGATGGGCACCCTTTGCGAAATGGCATGGAAGCAAGGGGACGATCTCTACGGCTACGACGACAATCGCTTTCTCGCAGGCTGCGAATACGTGGCGAAATACAATCTCGGAGAGAACGTGCCGTTCCAAGCGGTGCTCGTCTCTAAAAAGCACTACACGGCCGTTAGCCCGACTGCCCGCGGCATCGTTCGCCCCGTGTGGGCATTGGTTTATAACCACTACGTGAAGCGCGAGGGTCGATCGGCGCCGTATACGACGAAGATGATGCAGCATGTGGCGCCGGAAGGAGGCGGCGGAGATTACGGGCCCAACAGCGGCAGCTTCGATCAACTCGGCTACGGCACGTTGACATGCACGTTGCCCTAATCCAGCCATACCGGTCGCTCGAAAGATCCCTACCTGAAACGTGTGCTGGCGGCGGCGCTTCGGAGTCGCCGCATTGTGCCGCATACGGGGCTTACCTCGGATGCCGACGACGGATGGCACCACGTTGGCACCACGGTGGCACCGCCGTTCGCACGACCAGCCGTCCACGCCACCTGGTTGTTGCGTCCTGAAGCTGTGTCGTACAATAAGCGTTC
This genomic window from Pirellulales bacterium contains:
- a CDS encoding alginate lyase family protein translates to MRVMQLARPPMVARIKLLIGTVLMGAALMGAALTPMPTEPLLADQPAAPRPAPASGSASAASAGDNRPFVHPGLLHNDDDFRRMAAAVHVGREPWMSGWNKLTANKHAQLSYRPRPVAIIVRGRSSEPENYPALYNDIAAAYACALRWRISGDRAYAFKAVEILNAWSSTLTEVRGSSDRFLAAGIYGYELANAGEIMRTFEGWKPDDFHRFQQMMLRVFYPLNTDFLARHNGTAVDHYWANWDLCNMASEMAIGVLCDKRSIYNEAVEYFKKGAGNGAIKHAVVCLHPGGLGQWQEAGRDQGHSTMGIGLMGTLCEMAWKQGDDLYGYDDNRFLAGCEYVAKYNLGENVPFQAVLVSKKHYTAVSPTARGIVRPVWALVYNHYVKREGRSAPYTTKMMQHVAPEGGGGDYGPNSGSFDQLGYGTLTCTLP